The following is a genomic window from Methylomarinum vadi.
AACCTATCACTTTATTGGTCGCATTCCTGTTGTTGGAAGTCGGGGCGCAAGACCTTTATGCCAAAAAAATGTATCGATGGGTGGATGACAATGGCCGGGTGTTTTTTTCGGACCAGGTCCCCCAGGACCAGATTCAACATAAAAGGGAAGAGTTGAATGAAAGCGCCCGAGTGGTCGATGTGGTCGAGGAGGCTAAAACTCAAGAACAGGTCGAGTTGGAAAAAAGACTGGAAAAACTGCGCCGGGAGCAGGAAAAAATCATCGCCAAGCAGAAATCCCACGATAAGGTGTTATTAAGCACTTTTCGCAATGTTGAGGATATGAAGTTGGCGCTGAGAGGGAAAATGTCGGCTTTGGACGCGCAGCGCAAAGTTGCCGAAGGCAATCAGGTACGCCTGGAACTGCAACTGGACCAGCAGCAGAAACAGGCGGCCTCGTACGAGCGCAATGGACAGAAGGTGCCGCAAAAATTGCTGGATGAAATCGCGGCGACCAAGGAACAAATCGATACCGTCAAGATTGAAATCGCTCGGCATCTGCAAAAAAGGAAGGCGGTCAAGAAAGAATTTGAAACGGATATCGAACGTTTTATTTTTCTGACTCAGTCCAAAACGGAGCCGAGCCGGCTGAGCGGCAAAAGCGCCGAATATAAGGCCGCCAACGAATTGGGGCTTTTTGTCTGCGAGAACCAGCGGCAATGTGATAAAGCATGGGACCTGGCCCGCAGTTTTGTCGCCAAGTATTCCACGACTCCGGTCGATATCGATACTGATAAATTGATCATGCGTGCTCCGCCGAAGGATGATAATGATCTTAGTCTGTCGGTTTCCAAAATGGAATTGGGGGAACGTCGGCAGCAGATTTTTCTGGATATTCGCTGCCGTAAATCGACGATTGGTGTTGAACTATGTGCCGGACCCAAGGTAAAACGAATCCGGCACTCGTTCAGTAAGTATATCGAGTCGGGATTATCGTCTGAGCAATAACGTGCCGACCCCTTGGTCGGTGAACAGTTCCAGCAAAACCGCGTGGTCGACACGGCCATCGATGATATGT
Proteins encoded in this region:
- a CDS encoding DUF4124 domain-containing protein, yielding MLNLRVAKPITLLVAFLLLEVGAQDLYAKKMYRWVDDNGRVFFSDQVPQDQIQHKREELNESARVVDVVEEAKTQEQVELEKRLEKLRREQEKIIAKQKSHDKVLLSTFRNVEDMKLALRGKMSALDAQRKVAEGNQVRLELQLDQQQKQAASYERNGQKVPQKLLDEIAATKEQIDTVKIEIARHLQKRKAVKKEFETDIERFIFLTQSKTEPSRLSGKSAEYKAANELGLFVCENQRQCDKAWDLARSFVAKYSTTPVDIDTDKLIMRAPPKDDNDLSLSVSKMELGERRQQIFLDIRCRKSTIGVELCAGPKVKRIRHSFSKYIESGLSSEQ